TAGGCATCATGTATGGATTCCCAAAAACTTTCTGCCCCCCGAAGGTGACAGATAAATTATATCAGCTGTACCCCAAGGGACTGAAATAGGTTATTCCTGAACTACTAATCTGCTTTTCCATCAAGTGAGATACTGACCTTCTGTTTCCATCCTTCCCAGGGCGCAGGTGGAAAGGTGCATGGGACTCTTCCATTACTTATGTGGCAGGGCAAAGGCAGGCTGGGATCTAGTGGAACCCATGGGACTGAGAGAGTGGCAGGTACAGCAGGCAGATCACAGTGAGCTTTGTGCAAATTGTAGGATGATCTGCTCTTGTCAAGAGAACTCCTGTAAATTGCAACTGACGAATCTCCTGCAGCGTGACTCAATAAATAAGAGCCCTCCTCCAAACTAAAATGAGAAAagttcaaaatgaaaaatattatttaaatgttttttggaatttttttatttgatcaGATAGTTAATATGTTCTTAATGCAAAAGCAGAACATCTTTAGATGTTTAGTCCCTTTAGATGTTTTATAAAAAGACTGTGCTCGAGAAAGCATTAATTAAACTGTATTGATAAATACGTACTAATTAATGTGTTCATAATGTATTCATAATGTGCTAATTTATCAATAATGTACAGACTGTCACCATATTCAACTAAACATGTAAGCATACACTGAAATCCATCCATGATGGGCAAATTGTAATTCCTTAACCAGCATCTTACAAAGAACAATGCCCACGTGGACACAGACACAAAGAACAGATGAGCTGTCAACACACACAGGATGAAACAGGTCTTCAGGAAGATCAAGGTCAACCAACTGCCCAGATCAAAAATCTTAGTCAAAAATCATGAAcctacagaaataataaaaagcaggaaaacctcTCTGTAATTTGAATGAAAAGGCCTCACAATCAGTGCAAGACACACGCAGCACAAAAGAATTTAAGACACTTGCAGCCTGAAAGCCTTGTAGTAGCTAAGTaaaggagcaggagaaaggcTGCAATGCCCAGAGAAATTATAAATCAAGGTAGGCAGAAGTGAACACAGTGTTATTTCTACAATTCAAGCAGAAAGACtaacaaaacccaaatgccCAAACTCTGTGTGTCAGCCCATATACATAATATTACACCTCACACCTGCAAACTGTTCACTCAGCCCCTAAGAGTCCAGTCTCCTTTCCTGAAAAACTGGTTCAAAAACCTCCAGTTCTTATTCTTTTGCATCATTTATGCAAACCTTATAATACCAAGCATATTTTACACAGTACTACTATGATAAACCTAAGAGAACCTGTAAAATATGAATTTGTTCATGtatatgaagaaataaaaatcagagtaGACAAACAttctacagaagaaaagaaatgagctGGGCAATGTGGCAAACAAATACAATGAGCAAAAATTGAAAACTTACTCAGACACCTTCTTCAAAACATGATGGAGTATATTTAATGAATTTGCAggtctgtgaaagaaaaaaatagcaacaataGTAACTTGCAAGGCTTGTTAGGGTTTGTAATTCATTGCTAAAAAAAACTTACTACAAATACTCACTTAATCAAtccaagtttttcttttaaagtttctgGAGAAATCTTTTCTAGCATAATAAGCTTTGATGTAAAAACATCAATATgtcctgaaaaaagaaattcaattaatacactaaaagcaaaaccaaacaaatgtAAGAGCATAATTTGCAGACCCAATGCCTTTTTAAAAGGATATAAACTTTGTTCTTTTGCAATAGAACAGTGAGAAGTATTTACCAATGTTGCACCATGACAGAGTAAAATGTGCAGCTGCTCTAAGTACAGACATCTGTACTTGGACTGTCTTTCTGTCAGGGGATGCCTGACTCCAGCAAACCTTAAATCCTGGGTGGTATGTGGGATACACAACCTTATCTTGCCATGGCCTTAATCTCACCAGTTAGTTTGTATCTTCACAAGTTTATTTGACCCTTATCACTTCCCTTCCTCACTGGACAGATCCCAAAAGCTGATCTTTAGCAAcaaatttttgtgtttaatatACTTGCTTTTCTATTCTGATCTACTGCATGATTTTCTGGGAATGCTGACCTTTGtctcttaattttttctccccttcctcacCTGAGAAATTACAATTTACAACTCAGGCTTTGATCATAGCAAGTTGTGAAAGACTATTTGTCTTTGCCACAGTGAGAAGCAGCAATTCAAAGCTCTCCtcatcacatttttaaaataaaggctGCCAAGGACAGCTTAGCTCACATTTCACTTATGAGCAATAAGGATCTGAACCACACAGATCACCAGCATAGCTTGGACATGATTTGATGATTGTACCTtgccttctgtttttttttgttatgctGAGGTTTTCCCAGAAatcttttctatttcagttCCCACaaggaggatgaggaaaaagcagcataATAAAATACAGCCTAGTCAGTGGAATTTACTGCCTTACTACAAATCTGCTCTCTTAGGAAGTGTAAATGCTTCAATTGCACAGTTAGCATTGCTAAATCAAAGCATTTCACATTCCAAGCTATCAATTACTAAGTTTATATGTTGTGTAAGAAGACTAAGTAATAACTCTCACTTCAACAAACTAAAGAAGATACACCAGGACAActgatttcttttaaacacTGTGCATTTATTACTTTCCTTGATATCAGTATTTTGTGCAAGACTAAGCAGCTAAATTTCATATTCTGCATTGCTGACTACAAAAAGAGACTTGAagtcattattaaaaatataatttaaaaaaacaactgtttGGGTTCTGTATTCCTCACCAGCCTCTCCTCAAACCAGACTTCTCTACCTCTAAACATAGTGACTACGTAActgggaaaataataataattaaaaaatacccaTTAACTACTTCCACCTAGTTTATATAACGATACTTTGTATTTGAGAAGTGACTGATTGAAAATACTTGTCATGTAGTACTTTACCCATACACTAAGTACTTTTTCCCAACCTCGACTGATTGAAAATACTTGTCATGTAGTACTTCACCCATACACTAAGTATTTTTTCTCAACCCATTCTTCAAATAATGTTAATTTAAAGACCAATATTATTCCATTCATGTGAAGGTAAATTGTTCTTGCAGAAAGTTTTGCTTAGGCACTTAATGCAAATAAGAGAATAATGGTTAGGGTAAAATGCTCCCATTAATCAGCAAAGCTTATCACAACTTTATTTACTGCTTAGATCAAGTACAAGTGCCTTATTTGGGAAGCTTGTCAGAGATTACTGCCTTTGCAGATGCAGGATTTCCTATCTGAGTAGCAAGGGGACTTAACAACCAAGCCAAGTGCTTTGCTAGCAATAGGAAGCCAGCACTCTTTGTTTGATGATAGTATCTCTGCTTTTTGAGaacatcctaaaaaaaaattcaacttcattttttccccctgcagttGCTACAGGGAGGCCATGGTTACACATCTTTCTCAACCCCTgagctggtggtgctgctggtcAGAGCTGAGATCCTCCCTCTGTCACACACGACAATGCTGGACAATCAGGGGGCAGAGATCAAGGTCCAAAGAACTTTTTACCCATACTTGGCAATACAAGAGATGGATGAGACAGCAAATTAAGTTTTTTCAAGAGCCAAAACCATCTATGCAGTTTACCACTGCAACACACTTAACAGTTAAAGGCTTAACTGTCTGATCAAGAATTCAATGTACTGGGTTAATAAGATCACAGTTTTCAAACCATGCTGTTCCATACTTCCACACTCATACTGTGAGGTAAATGTTATTAAATAGAGCAGTAAGTTTATCGCTTTACGAAATGTTtgatttaaaattcttttattatAGAACACAGCATTTcactaaaaataattcaaattacaGCATGATTGCAGAAGctctctgcctttctccttGCATTAAACAGATCACTGCAGCAGTCTTACTATCAGGTATCAGATTAGtgacagagaaggaaagacTCACCCCACTTTAAGCAGCCCATAGCACAAGGATATCATCACCCTCAAAGAACTGTCCCTAGAGTTTCAGGACAAAGCTCTCTGCTGCAAAGAGCCCTCTGAGTAAATCTGGACACTTGCAACACTGCATTTTTCACAGGTCCCTTAGGAATACAAACTGAAGGGCAGAATTTCACAGCTACCTTGCAATATACCAAGAGCAGAAGGCTCCCCAAGCAGAATATGGTAACAGTTTCCTATTAAAAACTGTGGTAGATACTCTTTCCTATAACAGATACTTACTTCcacatattttttaatctacCTCTATAAGAAACTACATGGCAGTACCAAGGATCTGCCCCACAGGACAGGAGTACCCATTTACTCTCTCCACAGATCACTGTTTCCTCACACTGCTTGCCACTCTGGAAATGTTAATAAAAACTTTGATAACATTTCCTACAGGAAGCCCAACTGTAGTGCAGCTCAGTATGCTGGATATATCCTCAGTACAAATACCCAGAATGCACTCAGTTCTAGTGGTCTGCTGGTTAGAGAGAAGCAATGCCTCTGTACATTAAGATACAGTTACAAATAGAGAACCCTGTATATAATTAGCTCTTCATAAGGATTTCTTTTCTAATGGAATGGAAAAACCACATcaaaaacttcttttaaagtttaaaattagAAACATAATTTACAAGGATTTCTTTTCTAATGGAATGGAAAAACCACAtcaaaaactgcttttaaagtttaaaattagAAACATAATCTATATTGAATAAAGAGAGCAGACTAAGATGCAATTGGGAAATACATTAGATTTCACATAATCCAAATAATTCTACAATAGCTTGCTTAGTTTGTATGTAAAAACTGGGAAACAGAAGTTAGCATTTCTAAAATAGCGTTCTGATGTGAGCCACCAACAGCAAAAGTGTAATTCAGTGCACAAGTGGAAAGGTTAGGCAACCACAGACCACAACTGCTGATGTAAGAACCCTAAACCCCAGATTTGTTTCTACAAAAAAGCGAGGCAGTCCCCACTGCAGAACACTCATTCACTGTATAAACAGGACTGCCCTCATTCATTAGCATGTGCCAAGCATATCTAAATATCAATTAACCAATTTGTTGCAAATTTCcccttttaaaatcttattCACTAGAAGGTAATTGGTATCAGAAAGCTCTCCCTGTATTAAAATGGTTGTTAAAATAATCTGGTCACATTCTTTATATGTATCATTTTAATGTCTCTACACAACATATATCTCAACAGACATAAAAACTTtcctgactttttaaaatgccattgtACAAACATGAACACAGCATTTTCTACAGGATATGGATACTACTTTTCTAAACCCAAAGTTGGGATATCTTTATCCAGCATCCAAAAGAAATTTTAGACAAACAACTTACTGAagataaacatgaaaaaacaaaattagaaagTTAAAATAAGAAAGGATATATGGAATATACTTCCAATAAATATGTATCTCTTCTGTTATTCCACAAATACTCACACATACATGTGTCTTATGCAAAAACTCAAAACATGAACTTACCAacaaaaaataagcatttagAATGCAGCATACTCTGTGTCCATAGCTGGCACACTTCACTTTCTGTAAGAGCTTCAACACCATAGTAGGACTGGTATTCTAGTTTTGGTAACAGGAATATGGGAGTCAgctgaaaaagagaagataaaagaaaaaaattagcacTCATTGTCCAAAAACATCCATAATTTAACTACAGTCTGTAGTTTATAATAACCACAGTCCTCTACCATAGCTGAAACAACAAAGACATTTCAGAGGTTCTGTTTGAAGGGAACTCCACAGGACAAACACTGGAGTACAGAGTAGAGAAAGATTAAATTGATAGggcagggggaaaaggaaaaaaaaaggcctggGCAAGCTTTTACAAATAATACAATTCTATCACTTAGTAATTTTTCCACGTGACTAAATTGGTTTCAAGTTTACACttctttgctctgctgctttctgcagcagtttaagaaaaaacacacatttctaaTTAGCTTATTATTAGCACAATTCTGCCATTTATCACTCCTGTCAGAATCTCACTTGAAATTAGAACCTAATGCTTGGACTCACATTTGAAATCAGAGCCTACCCTAACTAGTTAACCCTAATGAGCATTCTCAGTTCTCACAGATAACCCACAGTTTAAATttcaggagaaattaaaaaaaaaaaacccaaaaaacaagtGATGGGTTTCTGGATAACAAAGCAGTTATTCCCAGGCATTTATGAGCAGTGGATCAATAGCAAAAAGATGGGATTTCttcaaaataagattttaagCACAGACTCTTGACAAGTAGTCAGTGTTACAATGATTACTTCCATTTCAACAAAGCATAGACACCTCACAAAACACCTGCCTGCTGTAATTCTGGGGTTCTCAGGAGGGACACACCACAACAAATTTGCTGAATGATTAGGAGGactctttaaaaattactaaattactgagaattacagaatgaagttttcttctcttcatgCTACAAGGAGTATTTTGATTACAGTTGCATTGAAACAACTTAATTCCATGAGATAAACTATTTGCTAAGAAATGTCACAGTATTTTCAAGCAGAACACATAGAATCTTTTTGTGTTCTCTGATGTTCATTTTATCTCCTATTTCTTTGCTTAACTAGGCATAATAGCAAGGCTGAATCCTGTTTGAAAGTATGATCATGAACATTCTCAAAGTCTTGGGCCAAACCCCTAATTACTCCATTAATTTTAAGAACagttcaaaattacttttttttaaataaatatcatTACCCAGGAATATTACTGTATTAAAAACTGAAGAATCACACTTTCTTATCTCCTAACCAAGTGGCTTTAAATAAATCACAAGTTATTCTTCCCTTTGTTGCTATAGCAAATATTTACTTGCAGAGTCACAATTGTCTCAGTAAAAGCACAAATACTATCAAAGACTGGGAATCCCAGAAATGCCAGATGAGCacaactgttttaaaaaaaaaacaaaaaaacccccaaaaaaagctgaaaacaaaatctttaccttttggggctttttctttttctggtatGCTGGCAGTGACCTGACTTTCTGCACACTGCAACGCACGAGTAACAACAGATCACTCAAACTGAAGAGCTTGTACACAACATTGCCTTCCTCAGGTGCTTGATACTGTGAAGGATCTTCCTCAAGTAGCTGAAGTTCACTTGGCAGCTTCCCTAGAGGTAATgaataaaccagaaaatgaCAAGCTTGGACATTCTTTACCATGAAGCTTGATTAGCTTTGTTCCTTTGTAGTAAAGtttttttgttcagttgttttgctttttttttgttttctactctaggatcagttttgttttgtacaattttggggtgaaaactACTTCATtaggcacaaaaaaaatctatgggAAATTTTATCCAAGGAACTGGAAGTAATTTTCTGTTAGTAAAATATGTAACTCAAATCtggctttctgcaaaacagacATGCAAAAAAGTTTCTCAGCTTGccatagaattttaaaattatgcctTCTATTCTACACAGTCACTTTTTAGCATGTTGGCAATATTGGTTGCACaacttctattaaaaaaatctattaaaaaaacatctgAACTCTGTCTTCttaacagagagagaaataaagcatCATGCCTCTCAGCCTTTCAAAGAAAGGGAGGAGACATGGTTTATTCagttaaagcaataaaaaagtaGGAAGTGATAACACAATTTCAACTAAAATGGATTTAATTGTGTTAGCCTATAGATAAAGTAATTAATTCCCTCATGATCAAATGCACACCTCCTCAGAAAATATCAAACATGTTTTCCCACCAAAAAAGCATGGATTTGTTAGAATTAAATATTCAAGAAGAGTATCTGTCCTGACACAACCTGTCTGGTTTCCTGTATATTTATCTAGCACAATAAAGTGTTTCTAACTTCGGAGCTCAGAAGCaactcagattttatctagCACAATAAAGTGTTTCTAACTTCAGAGCTCAGAAGCAACTCGGACATGTGAGGAAAACCTCCAGTGCCATGGTCCCCAGGATCTCCACAACTTGTCATTCTGGGCTAAGGTTCAGGTGAAGCACAGATTTAATACCAAGCTAATTGTCTGAAAACTTGGAGAGGAGGCTTGCAGTGAATCCTCATTTGCCTTCTGGGAAATGTGCTGGGAGTTAAGCAACAGCAACTGAACCAGGGAGGGTCAAAACTTAAGAcacagaatttcaaaattttttttccattttgaattcCATTACTCGATTCATTTTTATtctacaaaaaattaaaataattctactTTTGATTGACAAGAAACTACTTTTGCAGACTAGACTACTCAAATATTTGAATTTCCAAAAATAACTCATTCCACTACCAAATGATTGCTTTTCCTTGCTTAAAAACCTCGTGTATGACAACTTGTTTCTTTACAGTAAAACAGTATTTCACATTCACCTCTGTGGAcaaacagctcccagtgctcccttTTGGGTGCAAGACAGTAATTCCCACACAGAGAAGATACTGTTAACATGACCCACATCTCTAAATCCATGTAACAAATGCACTATTGACACGTTCTTCAGATAAAGGAGGTTAAGTGTTTTCTGCTCAATTTTCCTCCTTGTGCAAAGACCACACTTACTCTTTGGCACTCCCTCAAAAAGCCATGTCCAGGTATTTCTAGAGGAGCCGGTGGGATTGGAGGTTGAGGCTGGCAGAGTTTCTGTGCTGGAGGTCACCAATGTTTTTGGAGActgaggcagctgggctggcacaaCATTAGAATTATCAGAGCTCGCCACTGGCTCATGAGCTTTTCGGGAAGGGGACTTGAGAAGTTCagtttgcattttcaaaatttccccGACAGGATCCAATTCTTTGGATAACTTTCTTAGAGGTTTCttggaggctttttttccctgatccATGGTATCAGAGCAGTCACTGATAATTGCTAAAGGACTCTGAGTAGGGGAAGCAGATCTGGCAGTCTCTGCTGAGGTGCAAGAAACAGTGGCTGGTACAGCTGGTTCACAACAAGCAGTAGTTTCACATCCTAAATCAATCACCAAATGCTCTTCATCCGTGTCACTACTGCATAAAGAAGTGTAAGCCtcttttttctgtgcagcatcAGGCTCTTTCTCAGAACTCACTGCAACAGGTAGaggatttaattttgtttcattgtcCAATAGCTCCTTGGTCAAGACATCCTGTGCTTTGCTCAGTCCCACCTCCACTGACTGAAAGCTTGTACAAGGAGAATGCTCTTGAGGGCTGGAGCATGGAGTGCCATCTAATGATGGAAGCTGCACGCTGGCACATGCTGAACCTTCTCGCTCAAAAAGggtgtttttctcttcttcatctCCACTGTTTATGGTGGAGGAATtctttccccccatttttagGCCATGAGGTAAAATTTTAGCAGTGTTACTAGCTGCAGGAAGAGCACTTTCCATTTTACAAGTCCTTGATAACTTGGTAGTTGCTCCAAAAGTTTCAAGCTCTGTAACATCATCATCGAAATCCATTCCTGTGTCATCTGGAGGAGGAATTGTCCTGCACTGATAGGCATCAGAACACTCCTTAACACAGGGATGAGAagatagaaaaattaaaaatcaccacaacaataaaacaaaccaagaaatgAGACACTGccaaactgaaaacacaaaaaatgttcTACCACCCATATTTGACTGTTAGGAAAGAGGAGCAGTAattgaaaaaagatttttcttgtttaccATTGAATATCTTGAGTCATACAAGTTGAAAGGCCTTTCTAAAGGGTAAAAGTTCACAGAACTTTTTCCACTGGAGTGAACTGACCAAAAGACATTTTCATGAAGTAAACATTAAAGCTGAGATGCCCATgaagaagtatttaaaagaattaGACAGACAATTTCTAACAGGGTCTGTAACTCAGCAATagaaaaaccaccaaaaaaaaaaatcacagaaaaaaacaacttaggAATTTTAACACaactttttggttttgcttgtttttaacaATATGTGAACCTACATACATCCCACTGAGGCAGGCTGTCCTCCGCTGGTTTGTCCATTGATACAGCAGAAATTGAAACATAAGATGTTTTAGTTGCTAGGAAATCCATTGGAATTTCATGGAAGATTTGATTCCTCTCTCTTACTGTCATTTCCTTTCTCAGCAGAGGTGGATCAACATAAACCACTTTAGCTGGTTTGCTACCTTTTCAAGAATGAAAAGAGGTTGAGTACATattaaatgaaaggaagaa
The sequence above is drawn from the Ficedula albicollis isolate OC2 chromosome 10, FicAlb1.5, whole genome shotgun sequence genome and encodes:
- the ICE2 gene encoding little elongation complex subunit 2, yielding MQAAESLEVGAKSPADDNPLPEPRLPYPFTSCLTEKEQKTYLYLMTKFSKKRNHFQVNAASQREFFTYMQMKEVVSNEVAEFMKFAQNAAKSCAQDYDAISEDALRYTEELLRMCIGHVQKYPEFYTLQEIMSIMGGKFHTQLTFRLEKNLLAMGTARRGKTDFYSMPVQLPTDYSTVTSIITPEKKAHVMHNAISSDSNAEKLALKYCPQVVLSDQSLFTLLNNHGLNYKEQWEIPVCVKVITVAGSKPAKVVYVDPPLLRKEMTVRERNQIFHEIPMDFLATKTSYVSISAVSMDKPAEDSLPQWDECSDAYQCRTIPPPDDTGMDFDDDVTELETFGATTKLSRTCKMESALPAASNTAKILPHGLKMGGKNSSTINSGDEEEKNTLFEREGSACASVQLPSLDGTPCSSPQEHSPCTSFQSVEVGLSKAQDVLTKELLDNETKLNPLPVAVSSEKEPDAAQKKEAYTSLCSSDTDEEHLVIDLGCETTACCEPAVPATVSCTSAETARSASPTQSPLAIISDCSDTMDQGKKASKKPLRKLSKELDPVGEILKMQTELLKSPSRKAHEPVASSDNSNVVPAQLPQSPKTLVTSSTETLPASTSNPTGSSRNTWTWLFEGVPKRKLPSELQLLEEDPSQYQAPEEGNVVYKLFSLSDLLLLVRCSVQKVRSLPAYQKKKKPQKLTPIFLLPKLEYQSYYGVEALTESEVCQLWTQSMLHSKCLFFVGHIDVFTSKLIMLEKISPETLKEKLGLIKPANSLNILHHVLKKVSDLEEGSYLLSHAAGDSSVAIYRSSLDKSRSSYNLHKAHCDLPAVPATLSVPWVPLDPSLPLPCHISNGRVPCTFPPAPWEGWKQKMTGVKGQSDTPQEGKPVAMETKGKPAKPVRNEGVAPKKLKKNFCKQREVKKKWKTKFNKVQLK